From Anaerohalosphaera lusitana, one genomic window encodes:
- a CDS encoding helix-turn-helix domain-containing protein translates to MRTMALQNNSNSNEKTWPARPKNFPDLMTPTEAAMFLRLDQTGHTPKSAKRTLNYWRDNGFLNATKYARRVWFLKQELEKFLHKKTES, encoded by the coding sequence ATGAGAACTATGGCCTTGCAAAACAACAGCAACTCCAACGAAAAAACCTGGCCTGCAAGACCGAAAAACTTCCCTGACCTGATGACGCCGACCGAAGCTGCGATGTTCCTTCGCCTGGACCAGACGGGCCATACACCAAAATCGGCCAAAAGAACACTCAATTACTGGCGAGACAACGGTTTTTTGAATGCGACCAAATACGCCCGCAGAGTCTGGTTCCTCAAGCAAGAGCTGGAAAAATTTCTCCATAAGAAGACAGAGTCGTGA
- a CDS encoding tyrosine-type recombinase/integrase: MAHTRVSVNRNYYGKVPLDKTGKPIPKNLWAKRRKSSWEVRWYDSEGKRLSKSFKDRKEAYDYARSIQDKVDIGKSDKPRQITLRDFTKEHKKLMKGQVAHSTLKDQMRALDLFKKHVNESILLEKITPRCAESFVSERLSQGLSPATVNKDIRTLKSIFNRAISPRGYLPEGANPFEKIKQRKVADKPVKYVSAEEFSKVFDVANNLWWKTFLSVAYTTAGRKDELLNLTWADINFENNEVSFAPKRETDTLLSWEPKDHESRIVPAPESVMQYLADLQNEADEFSPYVFITSRRLMHILERRSKNKWDENSEIINNMLTRLKRFCRQAKVSEFCFHDLRRSCMTNWAKVLPIHVVQELAGHSKIETTRKYYLSVGTPDREMARKIQEQLLGELTNF, from the coding sequence ATGGCACACACTAGAGTAAGTGTTAACAGAAACTATTATGGAAAAGTACCTTTGGATAAAACCGGTAAGCCGATACCGAAGAATCTCTGGGCCAAACGCAGAAAGTCATCTTGGGAGGTTCGCTGGTATGATTCAGAGGGCAAACGTCTTTCAAAGAGCTTCAAAGACAGAAAGGAGGCCTACGACTACGCAAGAAGTATCCAGGACAAAGTCGATATCGGTAAGTCCGATAAGCCCAGACAGATCACACTGAGAGATTTTACCAAGGAACACAAGAAGCTGATGAAGGGACAAGTTGCACATTCAACTTTGAAGGATCAGATGAGAGCTTTAGATCTATTCAAAAAACACGTAAACGAAAGCATCTTGCTGGAAAAGATCACGCCTCGATGTGCGGAATCGTTTGTTTCAGAAAGGCTTTCGCAGGGTCTTTCACCAGCCACAGTCAACAAGGACATCAGGACTCTGAAGAGCATCTTCAATCGTGCTATAAGTCCACGTGGTTATCTGCCTGAAGGGGCAAATCCTTTCGAAAAGATAAAACAACGTAAGGTTGCCGACAAACCAGTCAAGTATGTTTCGGCAGAAGAATTTTCAAAAGTTTTCGACGTTGCGAACAATCTGTGGTGGAAGACATTCTTGTCCGTAGCTTATACTACCGCCGGACGTAAGGATGAACTTTTGAACTTAACGTGGGCGGATATCAACTTTGAAAACAACGAAGTCAGTTTTGCTCCCAAACGGGAAACAGACACGCTGCTTTCTTGGGAACCTAAGGACCATGAGAGTAGAATTGTTCCTGCTCCAGAAAGCGTAATGCAATATCTAGCGGATTTGCAGAATGAGGCAGATGAATTCAGCCCATACGTATTCATTACCAGCCGGAGACTCATGCACATCCTGGAACGAAGGAGCAAGAACAAATGGGACGAAAACAGCGAGATTATCAACAACATGCTTACGAGGCTGAAGCGATTTTGCAGGCAGGCAAAAGTCAGTGAATTTTGCTTTCATGACCTCAGGCGAAGCTGCATGACAAACTGGGCCAAGGTTCTGCCAATTCATGTTGTTCAAGAGCTAGCTGGTCACTCAAAAATTGAAACAACCAGAAAGTATTATTTATCTGTAGGCACACCTGACAGAGAGATGGCTAGAAAGATACAGGAACAACTTCTGGGCGAATTGACGAACTTTTGA
- a CDS encoding IS4 family transposase: MIKVASVFAQVLSLVDHPKFSLSVAKLGAEKGAKGFRCWEQFVCMLFCHLAGANSLREICGGLASSAGRMVHLGIKRMPKRSTLSYANNHRPWQVFESTFYELLGQADLLAAKQRRRFRFKNPLVSIDSATIDLCLSMFDWAKFRRAKGAVKLHLMLNHQGHLPGWALVTDGKMADVKVAQKLEFAPETLVAMDRGYVDYDMFERWTARRVWFVTRAKKNMKYLFVQYNEVPERSNLIADDIIELVDKPGLRLRRVVVWDKENLRPIVLLTNHMKFAASTIAAIYKERWQIELFFKAIKQNLKIKTFVGTSENAVKIQIWTALISILLLKILQMRSRIGWSLSNLAAMLRFNLLSYTLIPAIQHCLAASFLRQSPVVNHLKM, translated from the coding sequence ATGATAAAGGTTGCCAGTGTATTTGCACAAGTTCTTTCTTTGGTCGATCACCCTAAATTTTCGCTTTCTGTCGCTAAGCTTGGTGCCGAGAAAGGTGCGAAAGGTTTCCGCTGCTGGGAGCAGTTCGTGTGCATGCTGTTCTGTCATCTGGCTGGGGCCAATTCGCTCCGTGAGATATGCGGCGGGCTGGCGAGCTCGGCAGGCAGGATGGTTCATCTGGGCATCAAACGAATGCCCAAAAGATCAACGCTGAGCTATGCCAACAACCACAGGCCCTGGCAGGTATTTGAGTCGACATTTTATGAGCTGCTCGGCCAGGCAGACCTGCTGGCGGCGAAACAGAGACGGCGGTTTCGCTTCAAGAATCCGCTGGTGAGCATCGATTCGGCCACCATCGACCTTTGCCTGAGCATGTTCGACTGGGCGAAGTTCCGGCGTGCCAAGGGAGCGGTCAAGCTTCACCTGATGCTCAATCATCAGGGCCATCTGCCCGGTTGGGCTTTGGTCACCGACGGCAAGATGGCCGATGTAAAAGTGGCTCAGAAGCTCGAATTTGCCCCTGAAACGCTCGTTGCGATGGATCGCGGCTATGTCGATTACGACATGTTCGAGCGATGGACGGCCAGGCGGGTCTGGTTTGTAACGCGAGCGAAGAAGAACATGAAATACCTTTTCGTTCAATACAACGAGGTCCCCGAGCGGAGCAATCTGATTGCCGATGACATTATTGAGCTGGTCGACAAGCCCGGCCTGCGGCTGCGGCGTGTTGTCGTGTGGGACAAAGAGAACCTGCGGCCGATCGTGCTGCTTACCAACCACATGAAGTTCGCGGCAAGTACGATCGCCGCTATCTATAAGGAACGCTGGCAGATCGAGCTGTTCTTCAAGGCGATCAAGCAGAATCTGAAAATCAAGACTTTCGTCGGCACCAGTGAGAATGCCGTGAAGATACAGATTTGGACAGCATTGATAAGCATACTGTTGCTGAAGATACTGCAGATGCGAAGCCGGATCGGCTGGAGCTTGTCAAACCTGGCCGCGATGCTGCGTTTTAATCTGCTCAGCTACACCTTAATCCCAGCAATACAACACTGCTTAGCTGCGTCATTTTTGCGTCAGTCGCCAGTGGTAAACCACTTGAAAATGTAG
- a CDS encoding tyrosine-type recombinase/integrase — protein MQDAVRLWERPSRDGKSFTYYLIYIDDKGKRRQKSLGHANKRKAEQERTRLERHLRMGDRQALPMKLMELFEDYETRTQGQVKESSMLVAKNSMKTLVKAVGDIDYRSVRHEHGERLVQYCLDDGQTPATAAKKIRHLKRIFQLCVQRGQLDENPFRWVKTPKYSPQSINVLDSDAIIALLRAANSFVKCRTLDWDMLLRMALGTAMRRGELLNLTWSDIDTDAKTVTVAPKANTDSTWAWTPKDAERRTLPLTEELITLLGTAREESPDELPYVFISQERYATIQQKRTDGNWSQTDGTSPLNNFDRQWRRICKQADIEGTTFHDLRRTCLTNWLRSGLSELDVMNMAGHSSFETTRKFYLAVSDDLVDRTRRASEQALQQFSVANLLHTPVLRENEKSQSRISA, from the coding sequence ATGCAAGACGCAGTGAGACTCTGGGAAAGACCGTCAAGAGACGGCAAAAGTTTTACATATTATCTCATTTACATCGATGACAAAGGCAAACGCAGACAGAAATCTCTCGGCCATGCAAACAAGCGAAAGGCCGAACAGGAAAGGACCAGACTCGAACGTCACTTGAGAATGGGAGATCGTCAGGCACTTCCGATGAAACTGATGGAACTGTTTGAGGACTACGAGACCCGTACTCAAGGTCAGGTAAAGGAAAGCAGCATGCTGGTAGCAAAAAACTCGATGAAAACCCTGGTCAAAGCGGTGGGAGACATTGACTACCGGTCTGTCCGTCACGAACATGGTGAACGCCTGGTGCAGTACTGCCTGGATGACGGACAAACGCCTGCAACCGCAGCGAAGAAGATCCGTCACCTCAAGCGGATATTCCAGCTCTGTGTACAGCGAGGCCAGCTTGATGAAAATCCATTCAGGTGGGTCAAAACGCCGAAATACAGCCCGCAGTCGATCAATGTACTCGACAGCGATGCGATAATCGCGTTGCTCCGGGCTGCGAACAGTTTTGTCAAATGTCGCACACTGGATTGGGATATGTTGCTCCGCATGGCGCTGGGTACTGCCATGAGAAGGGGTGAGCTGTTGAATCTGACATGGTCGGATATCGACACGGATGCCAAGACCGTCACAGTCGCCCCGAAAGCGAATACAGACTCAACCTGGGCCTGGACACCAAAAGACGCTGAGAGACGCACCCTGCCGCTAACTGAGGAGCTTATAACGCTGCTGGGCACTGCACGTGAAGAGAGTCCCGATGAGCTGCCATATGTGTTCATATCTCAGGAACGCTATGCGACGATTCAGCAGAAGCGCACTGACGGTAACTGGTCGCAGACAGATGGTACCAGCCCCTTGAACAACTTTGACAGACAATGGCGGCGAATCTGCAAACAGGCGGACATCGAGGGCACAACCTTTCACGATCTGCGCAGGACGTGTCTGACTAACTGGCTGCGGTCAGGGCTGAGTGAACTGGACGTGATGAACATGGCAGGTCATTCAAGTTTTGAGACGACCAGAAAGTTCTATCTGGCGGTTTCTGACGACCTTGTGGACCGCACCAGGCGTGCCAGTGAGCAGGCTCTGCAGCAGTTTTCTGTTGCAAATCTGTTGCACACCCCTGTTTTGAGAGAAAACGAAAAAAGCCAGTCACGCATAAGTGCTTGA